The proteins below are encoded in one region of Peptococcaceae bacterium:
- a CDS encoding lipopolysaccharide assembly protein LapA domain-containing protein, translating into MQFYLISALVFSLLVAIFAVQNTEVVVIKFITWSFSVSLVLVLLGAAAAGALVLYFLGLFKRVDAWMKIRQLSHDKAEFEKKAKKLEEELERLKGKEEKKEAAVESTTGAAVEAKSENEG; encoded by the coding sequence ATGCAGTTTTATTTGATCAGCGCGCTGGTGTTTTCGTTGCTGGTGGCTATTTTTGCCGTTCAGAATACGGAAGTGGTAGTTATAAAATTCATAACCTGGTCGTTTTCTGTTTCCCTGGTCCTGGTATTGCTGGGCGCGGCGGCGGCAGGCGCCCTGGTCCTTTATTTTCTGGGGTTGTTTAAACGTGTGGACGCCTGGATGAAAATACGGCAGTTGAGCCATGACAAGGCGGAGTTTGAGAAGAAAGCCAAAAAGCTTGAAGAAGAACTGGAGAGACTTAAAGGAAAAGAAGAGAAAAAGGAGGCGGCGGTGGAATCAACAACCGGAGCCGCTGTTGAGGCGAAATCAGAGAACGAAGGATAA